Proteins from a single region of Pseudomonas sp. BSw22131:
- a CDS encoding DUF2491 family protein, translated as MSWIKRALGLEPPNPAKGSKPLAGTPLLAPFGLGSGRMLDLDDSLKLMLDGHSELVVPNEEVVWSVGQVDLGQSIRLVRFYFEDEDYWMQVMMNGPAAEDVQDIILFGYSSVVTINSESELKRLVGPQSNIGLPVFEHDGWEYERQWGTEERQTELTPMTEQVANPDGAYRIEHLSMLYARDTGLVDRREFLLLSVEEDEEGVVSLTTSVGVTLQSTDFTVI; from the coding sequence ATGAGTTGGATCAAACGGGCTTTAGGTCTGGAACCGCCCAACCCGGCGAAGGGCTCCAAGCCGCTCGCGGGCACACCTTTACTCGCGCCGTTCGGGCTGGGGTCCGGGCGCATGCTGGATCTGGATGATTCGCTCAAGCTTATGCTGGACGGCCATTCAGAGCTTGTTGTCCCCAATGAAGAGGTGGTTTGGTCGGTGGGCCAGGTGGACCTCGGGCAATCCATACGATTGGTACGCTTCTACTTCGAGGATGAAGACTACTGGATGCAGGTCATGATGAATGGTCCTGCGGCTGAAGATGTTCAGGACATCATTTTGTTCGGTTACAGCAGTGTCGTGACGATCAACAGCGAGTCTGAATTGAAGCGCTTGGTGGGCCCTCAATCGAACATCGGTTTGCCAGTGTTCGAGCACGACGGCTGGGAGTATGAGCGTCAGTGGGGTACCGAGGAGAGACAAACCGAATTGACGCCAATGACCGAGCAGGTAGCTAATCCAGACGGGGCATACCGCATCGAGCATCTGAGCATGTTGTATGCGCGTGACACGGGTCTGGTTGATCGTCGCGAGTTTCTGCTTTTGTCGGTCGAGGAAGATGAAGAGGGTGTTGTTTCCCTCACCACCTCGGTGGGAGTCACCCTGCAGTCCACTGATTTCACTGTCATTTAA
- a CDS encoding rhomboid family intramembrane serine protease, whose amino-acid sequence MIIGRGVRTILCLAALMVMAQVINSVTANSLLSHGLIPRTFSGLQGIVFSPFLHGSVRHLLSNLLPFVVLSWLVATEGLQRYVRVSLLIGLLAGLMVWVVGRPVIHVGASGLIFGLWAYLLARAWYQRSLVSLGVALVTLIGYSGLVWGFVPSPGVSIESHLCGALAGIVVAWLMHSRRLSEKNAA is encoded by the coding sequence ATGATTATCGGAAGGGGTGTACGAACAATATTGTGCCTTGCCGCTTTGATGGTCATGGCGCAAGTGATTAACTCGGTGACTGCTAACAGCCTGCTGAGTCACGGTCTGATACCCAGGACGTTTTCCGGGCTGCAGGGCATTGTATTTTCGCCGTTCCTGCATGGCTCGGTCCGCCACTTATTGAGCAACCTGCTGCCCTTTGTCGTGCTGAGCTGGCTCGTAGCGACCGAGGGGCTGCAGCGTTACGTAAGGGTGTCTCTGCTGATTGGTTTGCTTGCAGGGTTGATGGTTTGGGTGGTTGGCAGGCCGGTGATTCATGTCGGGGCCAGCGGACTGATTTTCGGACTCTGGGCGTATCTGCTGGCGCGCGCCTGGTATCAGCGCAGCCTTGTAAGTCTGGGTGTCGCGTTGGTCACCTTGATCGGCTACAGCGGTTTGGTTTGGGGTTTTGTCCCTTCGCCAGGTGTTTCGATTGAGTCACATCTGTGTGGTGCCCTGGCGGGTATTGTCGTGGCCTGGCTGATGCACTCCAGACGGCTGTCTGAAAAAAATGCTGCTTGA
- a CDS encoding PspA/IM30 family protein, with the protein MSLWKKMVTALRGGASEVGESIVDAQALRILDQEIRDADASMLAARNQLIQIKAKHKLSVQRVEEHDKNIANWEQKALGAMNKGEDGLALECAEKVSELTALRDQEKAAADQFGVQFTRLTAQVTKAESQIKALRQQADMAKARDSVQKAQINAAAATGGANGRLETAVGSLARIKQRQDEQDAKLEAAEELADTANGGDLERRLQDAGIGSKTGGAADVLARLKAQSQNGNAGQ; encoded by the coding sequence ATGAGCCTTTGGAAGAAAATGGTGACCGCGCTACGTGGTGGAGCCTCCGAAGTCGGCGAGTCTATCGTTGACGCGCAGGCACTGCGAATTCTCGATCAGGAGATCCGTGACGCTGATGCCTCCATGCTCGCGGCACGCAACCAACTGATCCAGATCAAAGCCAAACACAAGCTCTCGGTTCAGCGTGTCGAAGAGCACGACAAGAACATTGCCAACTGGGAGCAGAAAGCGCTCGGCGCGATGAACAAGGGTGAAGACGGACTTGCGCTAGAGTGCGCCGAGAAAGTGTCGGAACTGACCGCCCTGCGCGATCAAGAGAAGGCGGCTGCTGATCAGTTTGGCGTTCAGTTCACCAGGTTGACGGCTCAAGTCACCAAGGCTGAAAGCCAGATCAAAGCGTTGCGTCAGCAGGCGGACATGGCCAAGGCGCGCGACAGCGTGCAGAAAGCACAAATCAACGCTGCTGCCGCAACAGGTGGCGCCAATGGTCGACTGGAAACCGCCGTGGGCTCGCTGGCACGTATCAAGCAGCGTCAGGACGAGCAGGATGCCAAGCTCGAAGCGGCCGAAGAGCTGGCGGATACCGCCAATGGCGGCGATCTTGAACGTCGTCTTCAGGACGCCGGGATCGGTTCGAAAACCGGGGGCGCTGCTGATGTGCTCGCCAGGCTGAAAGCGCAAAGCCAAAACGGTAACGCAGGACAGTAA
- a CDS encoding YjfI family protein, which produces MARKTSTDYMREMRARLTAAGYVKRELYVLPENADVLRNVEKVLRQPYLGNRIKLEEFMTENTNWTIDTLHWALIELDMVKSNEVELTLVQGAEPSLSLAMSSFGGLPIIIAIAGDQILVDSVLVYASQVKDIAAFNDTVLRSRDIFPLSSIGIETMPNGETVYNMFGALSAASSLTVIVHEVLTLADNVIRAADAYEDFLTVDSQ; this is translated from the coding sequence ATGGCTCGGAAAACTTCTACGGACTACATGCGTGAAATGCGTGCCCGGTTGACCGCTGCCGGGTACGTGAAAAGGGAGCTTTACGTGCTTCCTGAAAACGCTGATGTCTTGAGGAATGTGGAAAAAGTGTTGCGCCAACCCTACTTGGGTAACCGGATCAAACTGGAGGAATTCATGACTGAAAATACCAACTGGACCATCGATACGCTTCATTGGGCGCTCATCGAGCTGGACATGGTCAAGAGCAATGAAGTCGAGTTGACGCTGGTTCAGGGCGCCGAGCCAAGCTTGAGTCTGGCAATGAGCAGTTTTGGCGGTTTACCGATCATCATCGCCATTGCCGGTGACCAGATACTTGTTGATTCCGTGCTCGTCTACGCGTCGCAGGTCAAAGACATCGCGGCTTTCAACGATACGGTGTTGCGCAGCCGGGATATTTTCCCACTGTCGTCGATCGGCATTGAAACCATGCCCAATGGCGAAACCGTCTACAACATGTTCGGGGCCTTGAGCGCTGCGTCTTCGTTGACCGTCATCGTCCACGAAGTGTTGACGCTGGCTGATAACGTGATTCGGGCAGCCGACGCCTACGAAGATTTTCTAACAGTTGATTCACAGTAA
- a CDS encoding FUSC family protein, with protein sequence MKTTRSFAVLLWLRRLLRPLLDPYRRYQHARYIHAGRIVVGLLVSILLTTGIDLPHGEWASVTMLIVIGGLQHHGNIGKKSVERAYGTLIGAALGLAVVTQQDYLGQPLLTYLLMSLICGFFAYHAIGKGGYTALLSAITLFIVAGHGDNPVTDGLWRTVDILIGIALALAFSFALPLYAVYSWRYNLASGLRNCAKAYDRISSGQSITADEHVKLTAKLNATMLQLRSLLPSVSKEVKIPIVELEAIQGHFRMCLSTLEILSSIRPADMSQVLLSAEQRRIRRQLIGMARALQNGATDRLERKAEPLENPQDTELAIPGELIGYRLLTLQLGKNLDTLQQRLAKTAKRWKI encoded by the coding sequence ATGAAAACCACCCGCTCATTTGCTGTCCTCCTTTGGCTGCGTCGCCTTCTGCGTCCGTTGCTTGATCCTTATCGCCGCTATCAGCACGCGCGTTACATCCACGCCGGGCGCATTGTCGTGGGGTTGCTGGTGTCGATTCTGCTGACGACGGGCATTGATCTGCCCCATGGTGAATGGGCGTCGGTGACGATGCTGATCGTGATTGGCGGCTTGCAGCATCACGGCAATATCGGCAAAAAGTCGGTGGAGCGTGCGTATGGCACATTGATCGGCGCTGCGCTGGGGCTTGCGGTGGTCACGCAGCAGGATTACCTCGGTCAGCCGCTCCTGACTTACTTGCTGATGTCACTGATTTGCGGCTTTTTTGCGTACCACGCCATTGGCAAGGGCGGCTACACGGCACTGCTTTCAGCGATCACGCTGTTCATCGTCGCGGGCCACGGGGATAACCCGGTGACTGACGGCCTGTGGCGCACGGTGGATATTCTGATCGGCATTGCGCTGGCGCTGGCATTCTCGTTCGCGCTGCCGCTGTATGCGGTTTACTCGTGGCGTTACAACCTGGCGAGCGGCCTGCGCAACTGCGCGAAAGCGTATGACCGCATCAGCAGCGGGCAATCCATCACGGCGGATGAACACGTTAAACTGACGGCAAAGCTCAATGCGACGATGCTGCAACTGCGTTCGCTGCTGCCGTCGGTTTCAAAGGAAGTGAAAATCCCCATCGTCGAACTTGAAGCCATTCAGGGGCACTTTCGCATGTGCCTGAGCACGCTGGAGATCCTCTCGAGCATACGGCCAGCGGACATGAGCCAAGTGTTATTGAGCGCTGAACAGCGGCGGATTCGTCGTCAATTGATCGGCATGGCGAGGGCGTTGCAAAACGGCGCTACTGATCGGCTTGAGCGCAAGGCAGAGCCTCTGGAAAACCCCCAGGACACCGAGCTAGCCATCCCTGGCGAACTGATCGGCTATCGCCTGCTTACACTGCAACTAGGCAAAAACCTCGACACATTGCAGCAGCGTCTGGCGAAAACAGCCAAGCGCTGGAAGATCTGA
- the ppk2 gene encoding polyphosphate kinase 2, whose protein sequence is MTDSQHLDLSETARYMHDDILDSFDEELEMEYDDARLDALLSDLGEEVPKGIDRRVYFRELLRLQGELVKLQDWVVSQKLKVVVLFEGRDAAGKGGAIKRITQRLNPRVVRVAALTAPSERERTQWYFQRYVSHLPAAGEMVLFDRSWYNRAGVESVMGFCSNEEYEEFFRTVPEFEKMLVRSGIILIKYWFSITDDEQYRRFLMRIHDPLKQWKLSPMDLESRRRWEDYTRAKEEMLTRSHTDVAPWWIVEADDKKRARLNCIHHLLEQIPRGEIESQQIELPAREYNANYLRAPVPREMVVPSIY, encoded by the coding sequence ATGACCGATAGCCAGCATCTGGATTTATCCGAAACCGCACGCTATATGCACGACGATATCCTTGACAGCTTCGATGAAGAACTGGAGATGGAATACGACGATGCGCGCCTGGATGCGCTGTTGTCCGACCTGGGTGAAGAGGTCCCGAAAGGCATTGACCGCCGCGTTTACTTCCGTGAATTGCTGCGATTGCAGGGCGAGCTGGTCAAGTTGCAGGACTGGGTCGTCAGCCAGAAGCTCAAAGTTGTCGTGCTGTTCGAGGGCCGCGATGCGGCAGGGAAGGGCGGGGCTATCAAACGCATCACCCAGCGGCTCAATCCGCGCGTGGTGCGGGTGGCGGCGCTGACCGCACCCAGCGAGCGCGAGCGCACGCAGTGGTACTTTCAGCGCTATGTTTCGCATCTGCCAGCGGCGGGCGAAATGGTGCTGTTTGACCGCAGCTGGTACAACCGTGCGGGCGTCGAAAGCGTGATGGGTTTCTGCAGCAACGAGGAGTACGAAGAGTTTTTCCGCACTGTGCCCGAGTTCGAAAAGATGCTGGTGCGCTCCGGCATCATCCTCATCAAATACTGGTTTTCCATCACCGACGATGAGCAGTATCGGCGGTTTCTGATGCGCATTCATGACCCACTGAAACAGTGGAAGCTGTCGCCAATGGATCTCGAGTCCCGCCGTCGCTGGGAAGATTACACACGCGCGAAAGAGGAAATGCTGACGCGCTCCCACACCGATGTCGCACCGTGGTGGATTGTCGAAGCCGACGACAAAAAGCGCGCCCGTCTGAACTGCATTCATCACTTGCTTGAGCAGATCCCGCGCGGTGAAATCGAGTCGCAGCAGATCGAGCTACCCGCCCGGGAATACAACGCTAATTACCTGCGTGCGCCAGTCCCGCGAGAGATGGTCGTGCCTTCGATCTACTGA
- a CDS encoding DeoR/GlpR family DNA-binding transcription regulator codes for MKATDRHRAILELVRARDTNVEQLSAALGVSEATVRRDLTMLAKQRHLVRTHGGATALVGMHEPEASLEERKSAQRDQKDAIAKAAAVHVQDGDTVLLDGGTTCAALALHLCSRQDVHVVTNNLLAVMTLANAPGIRLTMIGGDLRGSSMSTLGPLAELTLSRLSVDKAFLGADGVVAEFGLCEASDQQAYLKECIIKRAAQIFVLADSDKLGRARQQHWTPIEREWTLITSSQSDEALLAPFRANQQITVEMAIIA; via the coding sequence ATGAAAGCGACCGACCGCCACCGCGCGATTCTCGAACTGGTTCGCGCCCGCGACACCAATGTCGAACAGCTGAGTGCCGCCCTGGGGGTGTCGGAAGCCACGGTTCGCCGCGACCTGACCATGCTCGCCAAGCAGCGCCATCTGGTGCGCACCCACGGCGGTGCAACCGCGTTGGTCGGGATGCACGAGCCGGAAGCGTCACTGGAAGAGCGCAAGTCAGCGCAGCGCGATCAGAAAGACGCCATCGCGAAAGCCGCCGCCGTGCACGTTCAGGATGGCGACACGGTCCTGCTCGATGGTGGCACGACCTGTGCTGCGTTGGCGCTGCACCTTTGTTCGCGGCAGGACGTCCACGTCGTCACTAATAACCTGTTGGCGGTGATGACATTGGCCAACGCGCCGGGGATTCGTCTGACGATGATCGGTGGCGATTTGCGCGGTTCGAGCATGAGCACGCTGGGCCCGTTGGCGGAACTGACGCTGAGCCGTTTGAGCGTAGACAAGGCATTTCTCGGTGCCGATGGCGTGGTGGCCGAGTTCGGGCTGTGCGAGGCCAGCGATCAGCAGGCGTATCTGAAGGAATGCATCATCAAGCGCGCGGCGCAGATTTTCGTGCTCGCCGATTCCGACAAGCTGGGACGCGCGCGCCAGCAGCACTGGACTCCGATAGAGCGCGAGTGGACGCTGATCACGTCATCGCAGTCGGATGAAGCATTGCTGGCACCGTTTCGGGCGAATCAGCAGATTACGGTTGAGATGGCCATTATCGCTTGA
- the pdxA gene encoding 4-hydroxythreonine-4-phosphate dehydrogenase PdxA — protein sequence MSNYLPIIGITMGDAAGVGPEVIVKSLTHDIVYQQCRPLVVGDARRLEQANVIVKGHAKIRRIKEASEALYEPGTIDCIDLDLIPDDLPFGQLSPIAGNAAYQYIARAVQLAEARQIDAICTAPLNKEALHAGGHKYPGHTEMLAHLTNVEEVSMMLVAPQLRVIHVTTHMGLIDAIRKIEPGLVQRTIERGNATLIKAGIAKPRIGVCGINPHAGENGLFGYGEEEEKIIPAVKILQAQGLDITGPLPADTLFFRAGRGDFDLVVAMYHDQGHGPVKVLGLEAGVNVTVGLEVIRTSVDHGTAFDIAGKGIADERSLLEALRQGAELATRRG from the coding sequence ATGAGCAATTATCTCCCGATTATCGGCATCACCATGGGTGACGCCGCTGGCGTTGGTCCGGAAGTCATCGTCAAGAGCCTGACCCACGACATCGTTTATCAACAGTGTCGTCCGCTGGTGGTGGGCGACGCCCGGCGCTTGGAGCAAGCAAACGTCATCGTAAAAGGCCACGCAAAAATCCGTCGCATCAAGGAGGCGTCCGAGGCGTTGTATGAGCCAGGCACGATTGATTGCATCGACTTGGACCTGATCCCGGATGACCTCCCGTTTGGTCAGCTTTCTCCGATTGCAGGAAATGCTGCCTATCAATACATCGCACGCGCCGTGCAACTGGCCGAAGCCAGGCAGATCGACGCCATCTGCACCGCGCCGTTGAATAAGGAAGCGTTGCACGCCGGTGGTCATAAGTATCCGGGTCACACCGAAATGCTCGCGCACCTGACCAACGTCGAAGAGGTGTCGATGATGCTGGTGGCGCCGCAACTGCGGGTGATACACGTCACTACGCACATGGGCCTCATCGATGCGATTCGCAAAATTGAGCCGGGCCTTGTGCAACGCACCATCGAGCGCGGCAATGCGACGCTGATCAAGGCCGGCATCGCGAAACCGCGTATTGGCGTTTGCGGCATCAATCCGCACGCGGGCGAAAACGGTCTGTTCGGCTACGGCGAAGAAGAAGAGAAGATCATTCCGGCGGTGAAGATTCTTCAAGCTCAAGGCCTGGACATCACGGGTCCGCTGCCTGCCGATACGCTGTTTTTCCGTGCCGGGCGCGGCGATTTCGATCTGGTTGTGGCGATGTACCATGACCAGGGTCACGGTCCAGTGAAGGTTCTTGGGCTGGAAGCGGGTGTCAATGTCACGGTCGGGCTGGAAGTGATTCGTACGTCGGTCGACCACGGCACTGCTTTCGACATCGCTGGCAAAGGCATCGCCGATGAGCGCAGCTTGTTGGAAGCTTTGCGTCAAGGGGCTGAGTTGGCCACCCGCCGGGGATGA
- a CDS encoding four-carbon acid sugar kinase family protein encodes MTLLIIADDLSGAADCAIAFATAGLRTVVTLDTALDAGDAQVIAIDTDTRRLSPDAAAERTVVACQTLLKTGQKLYKKIDSTLRGNWAAEVAGLQAVAGLAIVAPAFPATGRTTLEGRVWVNGQPLETTDTWKLEHTDQSADLDAMLETAGLRTSKLPLAILRGELSELAEHIDEVAKNGVQALIVDAQTADDLRRLALVTTQLTTPLFWVGSGGLAREIAALPDVFEVAVRSVAFRREKHAPILVLVGSLSSVSERQCTMLKERAGIDEMIVAPAVLREGPRHLAWASWEKRIGEHLGRGDDLLLRIGRDDAFDPAEGGQLSTSLANMIRPYFDKVGGLVATGGETARAMLGAVGIGSLKLLCEIEAGVAFGHPVASRDGHQPGVITKAGAFGTDHALYASWLHLSDAAEPAAYANGSTPPFPAQQGKKS; translated from the coding sequence ATGACATTGCTGATCATCGCCGACGATCTGTCGGGTGCTGCGGACTGCGCGATCGCTTTCGCCACTGCCGGATTGCGCACTGTCGTTACGCTCGATACGGCCCTCGATGCCGGTGACGCACAAGTGATTGCCATCGACACCGACACTCGTCGTCTTTCCCCCGACGCCGCCGCTGAACGCACCGTGGTTGCCTGCCAGACACTGTTGAAAACAGGCCAGAAGCTGTACAAAAAGATTGATTCGACGCTGCGCGGCAATTGGGCCGCGGAAGTTGCCGGGCTGCAGGCCGTGGCAGGTTTGGCGATTGTTGCACCGGCTTTTCCGGCGACCGGCAGGACCACGCTTGAAGGCCGCGTGTGGGTTAACGGCCAACCGCTAGAGACCACTGACACCTGGAAACTGGAACATACCGACCAAAGCGCCGACCTCGACGCAATGCTTGAAACGGCTGGTCTTCGCACCTCCAAACTGCCCTTGGCCATTCTGCGTGGCGAGCTCTCCGAGCTGGCCGAACACATTGACGAGGTCGCCAAAAACGGGGTTCAGGCGCTGATCGTTGACGCCCAGACCGCCGATGATTTGCGCAGGCTGGCGCTTGTCACCACACAGCTCACTACGCCCTTGTTCTGGGTCGGTTCTGGCGGCCTCGCCCGTGAGATCGCGGCTTTGCCGGATGTCTTCGAAGTCGCAGTGCGCAGCGTTGCTTTCAGGCGCGAGAAGCATGCGCCGATTCTGGTGCTGGTCGGCAGCCTGTCGAGTGTTTCCGAGCGTCAATGCACGATGCTCAAAGAGCGCGCGGGCATCGACGAGATGATCGTTGCACCTGCCGTACTCCGCGAAGGCCCTCGCCATCTGGCATGGGCGAGTTGGGAAAAACGCATCGGCGAGCACCTTGGGCGCGGCGACGATTTGCTGCTGCGTATCGGTCGTGACGATGCATTCGATCCGGCCGAGGGCGGGCAGCTGTCGACCTCATTGGCAAACATGATCCGTCCATACTTCGACAAGGTCGGCGGGCTGGTCGCAACGGGTGGCGAAACCGCGCGGGCCATGCTCGGCGCTGTGGGCATTGGCAGCCTGAAATTACTCTGTGAAATCGAAGCCGGTGTTGCTTTCGGGCACCCGGTTGCTAGTCGCGACGGTCATCAGCCAGGTGTCATCACCAAGGCCGGTGCGTTCGGCACTGATCACGCGCTTTATGCGTCATGGCTCCATCTGAGCGATGCCGCCGAGCCTGCGGCTTATGCCAACGGCTCAACACCCCCTTTTCCTGCGCAACAAGGTAAAAAGTCATGA
- a CDS encoding 2-keto-3-deoxygluconate permease, with amino-acid sequence MAQIPIKRSIERVPGGMMIVPLLIGSLVATFLPDMPKFFGSFTNALFTGSLPILAVFYVCMGASIDVKATPYLLKKGGVLFATKVGTAVLIGVIMGHFLGEQPISSGIFAGISTLAVVAAMNDTNGGLYMALMGQYGRSEDVGAYSVMSLESGPFLTMVTLGVAGLAAFPWPTLVGAILPLLLGMLLGNLDREMRDFLAKAVPVMIPFFALALGASLDLHKVWQAGLLGIGLGVAVVLVTGIPLYFADRLSGGTGVAGVAAANTAGNAAAVPALVAAANPVYADAASTATLLVAACVVVTAVLSPILTSMVAKRYKARHGESEPSVVAEREVVR; translated from the coding sequence GTGGCCCAAATCCCAATAAAACGCAGTATCGAACGCGTACCTGGCGGCATGATGATCGTGCCTCTGCTCATCGGTTCGCTGGTCGCAACCTTCCTGCCTGACATGCCGAAATTCTTCGGCTCGTTCACTAATGCCCTCTTTACCGGTTCCCTGCCGATTCTGGCTGTGTTCTATGTCTGCATGGGCGCGAGCATCGACGTCAAGGCCACCCCGTATTTGCTGAAAAAGGGCGGCGTGCTGTTTGCCACCAAGGTCGGCACGGCGGTACTGATTGGCGTGATCATGGGTCATTTTCTCGGGGAACAGCCGATTAGCTCGGGCATCTTCGCGGGGATCTCAACCCTGGCGGTCGTCGCGGCCATGAACGATACCAACGGCGGTCTGTACATGGCGCTTATGGGCCAATATGGTCGTTCGGAAGACGTGGGCGCTTACTCGGTGATGTCTCTGGAATCGGGGCCGTTCCTGACCATGGTCACTTTGGGTGTGGCAGGGCTGGCTGCCTTTCCGTGGCCAACACTGGTAGGTGCGATCTTGCCGCTGCTATTGGGCATGCTGCTGGGTAATCTGGATCGCGAGATGCGCGACTTTCTCGCCAAAGCGGTGCCGGTGATGATCCCGTTCTTTGCCTTGGCGCTGGGTGCGAGTCTGGACCTGCACAAGGTTTGGCAGGCCGGTTTGCTGGGCATCGGCCTTGGCGTTGCGGTGGTGCTGGTCACCGGTATTCCGCTGTACTTCGCGGACCGTCTTTCGGGAGGCACAGGCGTGGCAGGTGTCGCGGCAGCCAACACTGCGGGCAATGCGGCGGCGGTCCCGGCGCTGGTCGCTGCGGCGAATCCGGTCTACGCCGATGCGGCAAGTACCGCGACCTTGCTGGTGGCCGCCTGCGTAGTGGTCACGGCGGTGCTTTCGCCAATTCTTACCTCCATGGTCGCCAAGCGCTACAAAGCGCGTCACGGTGAGAGTGAGCCGAGTGTTGTCGCCGAGCGGGAGGTCGTTCGATGA
- a CDS encoding Lrp/AsnC family transcriptional regulator translates to MPNTRPPALDDIDRQLIAALQINAREPVAMLARQLGVARTTVTSRLARLEKARIITGYGVRLSQRVVDGGLQAYVGITVQPRSGKEVLRRLSVLTQVQQLCAVSGEFDYVAWLRTDSPEQLDQLLDLIGSVDGVEKTTTSIILSSKIDRGQPV, encoded by the coding sequence TTGCCCAATACCCGTCCGCCCGCCCTGGATGACATCGACCGCCAACTGATCGCCGCGCTGCAAATCAACGCGCGCGAACCGGTGGCTATGCTGGCCCGGCAGTTGGGCGTCGCCCGAACTACTGTGACCTCCCGGCTCGCACGACTGGAAAAGGCCAGGATCATCACAGGGTATGGCGTGCGCCTGAGCCAACGTGTGGTCGATGGCGGTTTGCAGGCTTACGTCGGGATCACCGTTCAACCGCGCTCGGGCAAGGAAGTGCTGCGACGGCTCAGCGTGCTGACGCAGGTGCAGCAGTTGTGCGCGGTCAGTGGCGAGTTCGATTACGTGGCTTGGCTGCGCACCGATTCGCCCGAGCAACTGGACCAGTTGCTCGACTTGATCGGCAGTGTGGACGGCGTCGAGAAAACCACGACATCCATCATTCTCAGCAGCAAAATTGATCGTGGTCAGCCAGTTTGA